cttatatttgtcctgtttcaactgtgtattatacaggtgcgaaatggaaatgtgttttttgcatatcccaactaccCCCGAGACAAtcctcagagagtggggtcacggccagggtcagaCATTATCAGTTGTGACACTGGAGCAgtgagggttaagtgccttgctcaaggtcacATCAGCTGATTCTTTACCATGTCGCCTCTGGGATTCGAACTagagacctttcggttactggctaggctatctgccgccctaAAAGATCCCCATCTACCTGGAACTCAACCGGGTCTGCTACACTATCAGTATTGCCTGAGCCCATTTCTCCTTGGCTTCatacagtcaaatattacaatatTGTTTATTGTATAATCCGTTTGTATTGAAGAATACTTTTTCCCCAGCAGGGGGAGCTATGGCAGCTGCAGTGAGTCTGGTTCCATCTCAGCAACGGATTCATTTTACTGCGCTCATGACGTTTTATGGTAGACATGTTCATTGCTGGGCTGACAATAACGTCATAAGGCTGAACAGGATTTATAGTAGCCAATTAACAGTACAATAGGAAGGGCCTGCAGGCTTGGCCAATCAAACTGAGAATCACTCAGATCTGCTTTAGAAACCACAGGGCTTCATAAAACACTATCTACACACTGAGTTCTGTTACAACACTCTACATCAGGacatcatctagtaaccaaacATGACATCTACTCTACGGACGGcaagaacaaaacaataaacacacacaaaacgcATGAGAAGATTTGACATGCAGTTGTTGTTGGAAGCAGACATAAAAAAACAAGGTTAGTGACTTAAAAGGAAAGCAGAACCAACATGGAAGACGAAACAAAGATGGCGTGTTCAGGATGGAAACAGAAATTCAGAGAGAAACGGGATGAAACGTGATGAAATATGAAAAGTTGCCAGTGTAAAGCACACAGATTTGATCAAACGCCACCATCAAAACGCAGCAGTTTATCATTAGGCTAAAAGGTAGCCGCGCTGTTCAGTGTCTTCCATGATAGTAGCGTTATCATGCTAACACACACCTTTAGTTGGGCAGTAAAAATCCATACAAGCTAGGGTTGTCCAAAAGCACCGCACACCAAGCATGCTAGCTACCACCCAGGCGCAGCCTACTACTAAACTGCTAGTGAAATTACATCAAAGCACTAGGGCCATGGAGAGATGTGAGATAAAGTCCAATGAGGTGTTCCACAACCTCTTAACCCCTGACAAGATGGACTACATAGACTTCACCTCCCAGCTTGCACCTGGGCAAAGTGTTTTACAAACGCTCTCTAGACGAGTAAAGCCGCTTGCTCATTGCTTAGGTCCCACACTAGGTGGTGCTAGTGTTAGAGGCAGTGCTATGAGTAATATTCAGAAGGTGCAGCAGCCCAGAGATCATTAGTCagttcagtcagccagccaacagGGGGCAGAGTAGACTGAATAACCAGAGTAGCCAGCCAGCAGGGGGCAGAGTAGACTGAATAACCAGAGTAGCCAGCCAGCAGGGGGCAGAGTAGACTGAATAACCAGAGTAGCCAGCCAACAGGGGACAGAGTAGACTGAATAAATCAGAGTAGCCAGCCAACAGGGGGCAGAGTAGACTGAATAAATCAGAGTAGCCAGCCAACAGGGGGCAGTGTAGACTGAATAAATCAGAGTAGCCAGCCAACAGGGGGCAGAGTAGACTGAATAAATCAGAGTAGCCAGCCAACAGGGGGCAGAGTAGACTGAATAAATCAGAGTAGCCAGCCAACAGGGGGCAGAGTAGACTGAATAAATCAGAGTAGCCAGCCAACAGGGGGGCAGAGTAGACTGAATAAATCAGAGTAGCCAGCCAACAGGGGGCAGAGTAGACTGAATAAATCAGAGTAGCCAGCCAACAGGGGGCAGAGTAGACTGAATAAATCAGAGTAGCCAGCCAACAGGGGACAGAGTAGACTGAATAAATCAGAGTAGCCAGCCAACAGGGGGCAGAGTAGACTGAATAAATCAGAGTAGCCAGCCAACAGGGGGCAGAGTAGACTGAATAAATCAGAGTAGCCAGCCAACAGGGGACAGAGTAGACTGAATAAATCAGAGTAGCCAGCCAACAGGGGGCAGAGTAGACTGAATAAATCAGAGTAGCCAGCCAACAGGGGACAGAGTAGACTGAATAAATCAGAGTAGCCAGCCAACAGGGGACAGAGTAGACTGAACAACCAGAGTAGCCAGCTTAAGGGACAGGGGACATACCTCGATGGCAATGAGCTTGTCCAGGGGGGTCTGGGGGGACATGGCTGGGCTGACatggctggaggaggaggaggagatggagatggaagaagaggtggaggaggcagAGGTGGGGGAGTGGTGGCTCTGCTGAATAAGGTCTGGCAGCAGGTGAATGCGGCCGGCAAAGCCGTTTTTCTCCTGGTGACCGTTACCAGGACCGTGAGGAGTGTGCGCTTGAACGGCCGCACCGGGAccggaggaggatgaagagacaTTGACCTCCGGGCGCTTTTTGTCGCCCGCGCTCTGTAACCAAGAACAACCTCAACTTCTCTCTCGTTTTCCACTAGTAACTGTACATGATAGTGTGCTTTACCagcaaacaaagactcaacataGGAAATCAAACAAGATGATAACAAATGAAACCAGGGGTGGAAGTGGGGGAATATGGCTTACATTTAGTACTACAGACAAAAGAGGGGAGACATGATAACAAGCAGAGGGTCTTCTGCAGTCCTACCTGTCGGATGACCAAGGTACCATCCTTGGAGGGTGTGGTGAGGTCGTTCTCTGAGTCGTCGTGGGCCAGCAAGGTCTTCAGGGATGCAGTCTCTCCGTTACTCAGACCTCTCCTGGTGTAAACAGTACGTCTCATATTCAAACTCCAATTATTAATAATACATGGGACTTTATATATCGCACTTTTCAATGACCCAAATGACCCACCTCATACAAGTCTTTCTGTGCTATATAGTATATATGATCGTCTTTTCATGTTGATATAATGTAACGTCAAGGTGTGCCGCCCGCTCCATCTGAAAGCCTTTCTTTAGGGCAGTATCACTAAGGCCCAGAGTTCATAAAGCATCAGAGAGTGCTGATCTACGATCGGTTTTGCCtttcagatcataatgaatgagattacatggacggggggggAACCTGATTGCAGACtaagacgctttgtgaatacggtgcccaggtcagaggtcagggttgTTACGTACCCGGCCCTGGTATCCTCTGCTCCCGAGGTGGACTCGTCTGCTGCGTCCTGGTCCACTTCTTCATCGTCGTCTTCGTCGGTGGTGCCCGACTCCTCGCTGGAGGAGGAGTAGTCTGTCACCTTGTGGGGGGGCCGCACATCCTCCACTGCCCGCAGCTCTTTGGCCAGGGCCGTCAGGTcctagaggtcagagatcaaCGAGGGGTCAAATAAGGCTCTGAATATTTTCAATACTCCCTTTCCTAATATCATCACTGATTTAAACCATGTCAGATCACTGACTACTAGTCTTACAGGGGGAGGATGCATTGTCAAAAGGATTGAATCATTCCCCATACATTAAGGCCATAACATTAACCTCAGTTCTACTGAAAACAGTGATGTGCCAGGTAAAGACTGGACTGGTGATGGAGTAAGAGAAACTGGATTGGGACGGAGCAGGCAGGAGGCAAGAAGACAGCAGGGAGAACGGCGGGGTCAGAGGTGCGTCGTCAGCCAATCACGTGGCAGCCAAGGAGAGGAGGACCAATGAGGCAAATGGAAAAGCGATGGAATTGGGCACTGAGCTTCTCACAGGACAACCCTCTTCTGAAAACGGATTGGCATACATGGTGGCCCATGCGGTGTGTAAATAAGCATAGCAACAGAGCATGACGTTCTTATGCACGCTTGCTTACCACGTCACCCTATACAATTCCCCCCATAATCACATGGTTGGAGTAATGGGATGCCACAGGTTGCCGTGTCATGGCCCATAGGGAACACCAAAAGATAAGACAACGggatagtcagtcagtcatacaAACACCACCACACTGTTACTGTAGCAGGCTGCAGTGCTGGCCTGGTTTACAGCCAGATGCAGGGACCATCACTACAACACTATGTGGATACAGTCATAGGAGACAGGTTCTTACGGCTGGCCGGTTGGGTCGGGCGAAGTCCTTCTTGTCGTCAGGCTTTTTGGCAGAGTTGTCGGGGCGTTGCAGTGGGGAGCCCTCAGACTTAGACGatgctggaggagaggatggtaaaCCAACGTCAGTGGAAGACCTACAAGATACTGAATGCAGTGTTGTACATCcagtatgctgtgtgtgtgtctgttcgtgtgtgtgtgtctgttcgtgtgtgtgtgtgtgtgtgtgtgtgtgtgcactcacaGCGTGCTCTGAACCTCTCCCCAGAGCCAGCCTGGGTGCTGGAGTTGGAGGAGCCAGAGGAGCTGCCACTACCGGGCCTGGGAACCAGCTTCTCCACTCGGTCCCACAGCAGACGTGGCTCCGCATTACTGGAAGACACACAACACAGGAGAGAgattgaaaacacacacacacacacacacacttccccataCCCACCCCGCGAACAATTGAACTTCTTCAAACACCACACAGAGCTGACCGCCTACCTGCCGGCGCTCCTCTGTACTGCCTGGTTGCTAGGCGGGGCAGAGGCCTGGAGAGGAGAGTCTCTGCGTGACAACACAGGGGACCTGGACGTTGTCCTCACTGGAACCTGTAGTAGACAAGACAGACGCCCTCACACACCTGGCTACAGGAGCataaaccaccaccaccacacagcaGGTCCTCGCACCGCTGCATAGCCCCAATCCCTCTTCCCAAAATGGGCCTTCTACCCTCCAACTACAAACAGATGGCTGGATCATTTTATTCATCTACGAAGACATGGATATTGGTAATGGACCCAGATCATTATTCACTAGCTATGATGTATTATCCCCACCAAGCAGTGGTCTGTTCAGGGGTTTCCAAACTCAGGAAACCCTGGTCTAGGTGCTGCTTTTGGTCAGCCCTAAGTTACATTAGTGAACAGTGAATATGATGGGCATGCATGATGTACACGGTGAAGAGGAACAACTCATGAAGCCATGCAGGACCACGTGGTGTGTAGTTAGGCAGTGGAAGCACAGCACTGAGTACAGCTAGTTACTATACACTGGGACAATTGCAGCTACAACCAGGAGTTATAGTCAGTCACTGATCATACTACTGGACCAGACCACCAGTCTAATCTACCTTATTGTAGCTCTACACTATGCTGTGGGACATAGCCTTACAATGGCGAAGGCAAAAGCCCACAGTGCAATCCCACTGGTGTTGAATGGGACACCCAGAGAGGCTGTAGACATGGCTAGCTTGCCCTTGAGAGGGGACCACAGATGGGGGCTGAAAAAGGGGGTCCCCTGGGGTGTCCTTTCTTACCCTGGGGGGAACCTCGTCGCTGGGGCCCAAGGCGGGGGGCTGGGGGTCAGTGCGTGCAGCTGATGGTGCGGCAGCAGAGGGGTGAAGGTGGTGGTTGTGGGGCTCCTGGGAGCGCAGATGGAGATGTGCAAAACTAGGAACGGCGGGTTCACTGAAGGAATGGGAGCGAGACACGACAGGGGGCGGGGCGGCGCTGCTGCTCTTAAGAGCGGCCAGGTGGGACCACTGGAccttccagacagacacacagaggggaGAAAACAGGGGGGAGGTAGGAGGGAGAAGGTCAAACCAGAGTGAAGGCACAGAGATGAAGGGCATGGCTGAAAACATATGCATATATACATGTAACATATGCATATAATAGACATGCATTGCACATACAGACGGCATGCAGTCAGAGACGTACACATACAAAAGCGACAACAGAAACCGTCAGACAGGTTCATGCACAAAAACATTTACAGTGAAGACAAATAACAGGACAACAGGTAGTTGAATGGCACAGTGAGAGGGGCACGGAGATGAGTGAAGTGGAGCCAAGCAGCCAATCAcatgcagcctcctctggcaTCCTGGGTAATGTTTATCACGCCACTGAAGGGACAACCTTTTGCTCAGGTCAATTAGTGGAAGGTTCCAGAAATCCCACTGACACACATGAGTAGATCTACTGACATCACGGAGCATGTCATTGTATTGGGACCTCTACTAGCTCATCCACAGAGATACATCATTCCATATCTGTGTGGGTGCTAGAATGGACAACTCGTGGCGTCAATGCCTTGCTGTCAGGTGACCTACTGAATGGAGagcgatagatggagagagagaagggaaggatgaGAAGGGGTTTACCTGTGGTTCCATGGGTCGGTGCATGGCAGGCGGGACGGACTCGGAGGAGGAGCCGCCGTTAGAGAAGGGTTCGGAGCGGGGGGGCACGGGGGGCTGCTTGGTGGGTGGGGCGGTCTGGGGGGAGCCCTGGATGTTCTTTCGGAAGCGCTCGTCGGCCTGGGAgtgcaggacagacagacaggacaaagACAGACAGGGTCAGTGAGGATCAGCGGGGTCAAGGTTGAGGCATTAACGCGACGACAAAATACACAAGGAGAACGAGGAAGAGTCAACACTGAAGCCGACGCCTTGTTATGGACAGGGAGGGAAGGTCCGCTGACATGCACACGAGCCCACCTCTGTTAATAATCTTAAACACCTCCAGGGGGAGTCATCCCAGAgaacacagtctctctctaggaCCCAGCAGCACACATACGTTAGTGTGGGCCTGAGCTGACCACATGCATGACACCCTCTCCAGTCACTTACCTGAAGAGTACAAGGCACAGCCGCATAACAAACCATCACGCTCATTTAGTGGGTTACGGGAGTGGAAGACAAGAGCAGGAACCCTGAATACTTCATCTGCTTTTCATCACCGGGGCAGAGACAGCAATACAACACAGGAATGTGTGAAGGACTGACAGCGTCGACTTAACATCACCTACTGCTTAAGGCTATATCAACTCAAGCCCGTTGATTTAAATATTTGTGTTACATTCAGGTATGGTAACGCAACTGAACGCATATGAAAGAAAAACAGATGCATTTTTCTTGAAATGAATTATAGCTGACTAATGGCAAGAGAAAATGTACGGTGTTTTGCGTAGTCAAACCATTTGGTCCTAAACACAAAATGATGTCGACAGAGATGCAGCTTGCAGCGCTTCAGTCTATACTTAGTCTTTTTCTTGCTCAGTCCTCTCAAGATTCAGACACGTCATCCTCGAGACGTTTTAGTAGAGAAGCTTCAGATAGTCAAGCAAAGACTAGAGGCAGAAGTGAAGCAACACAGCTCTGCATTAGTTCAGTTTTAGAGAGGCGGTGGTTGTGAGCGACTGGCTTTCttttctctctactgtcctctcctctcagccgcAAGGTCAAACAAAACGGTTGCCTGAGAAGTCAATTCACTAATACATTTTGTGTAGCGCCACCGAATAAGAAACAGACAACGACATTGTTATCCTAGCAAGGTGAAGTCACAGGCTATTTTGTGTCGCATACATTAAACGCAGCGCTACATTGGACTGTGTGAGGTATGAAACATTATTAGAAGATGATAACTGAAAGAAAAAAGAAATCCATAGCTCCAGCTCACACCACCAGGACTAACAGAACACGCTGTGTGGAGAGGCGGGCAGGCAGCTAGAATAGAAGTAGCAGCAGGCAGCAGGAGAAGGAAGTGACGTCGGTGTTGGGGTTCACCTCTCTGATTGGCTGAGGGTCGCCGAGAGGGTCGCTAGGCTCCGAGTGGTCGGTCTGTGGGGACTTGGGGCCATCTAGGCCCCCGGTCTGTGAGGGTTTAGTAACGTCTGTGGACTGGCTGGCTAGGGCATCGCTATTGTCAGAGGGGGGATTTTCTGAGTCTTCATCAACACTGTTTGGGGACAGTTTCTGAGGGGTCTTGGTCGTATTTTCCCAGGACGTGGTTTGTGGGGACTTTGTGGTATCCAAGGACATTCTCCGTGGGGCGTTAGCAGTGGCGTTGTCCAGGAAGTGGGTTTGTGGGGACCTAGTGTTATCGCATGACGTTCTCCGTGAAGCAAGAGAATTAACATTGTTGAGGAAGTGGGGTTGTGGAGCTGGGGCTCTATCGCGTACGGGGCCCGGGGACGTTGTCTGAGGGCCTTTGCTAGTACTGTCAGGGGACATTCTCTTGGAGTCCTCGGTCTTTTCGCAGGGCTGCGGTGGTTTGTTGTCGTGCTGGAGGGACAGCAGATAGGCCTGCTCTTGCTGCAGACGCTTGTGGAGACGCTCTGCCTTCCGCTGCTCCTCCAGCTCCCGCCATTTGAACTCCTGATGCAGAGTGCGCGGCTGAGTTGAGGCACATTAGACATGGGGGAAGTGGCTAATGGCATGTATAAGCTAATGCTACCTTGGGGTTATCACTTGAAAACTGATTCAGCGTAGTTCTATAAAGATGAAGTAAACTTGATAAATTAAAGCCTACAAACATGTTAAATAAAGTCTACATTAAGATGCAGATTCTTTCATTTCATTACCCACAAATAAATTCATGTTACAACCTTCTTTGGTGAGTAATAGAAACAAAGTTGAGGATTGGGTGAATAGTGTGGAATGGTTCAATTTATGGGAAGCAAGACAGAATGGTGAATTCTGAGCAATAAAGAAACATAAAAaggtgattatatatatatatatacccctctctctcaactaattTCCTCAGGATGTGAATGGAGACAccgacagagaaacataggaacTCCATCTTCCTGTATGGTATTTCCCAATGACAAATCTATACAACAGCTAACATCAACCATATATCAGACAACATAGCCAGAACACCTTGCCTTGATTACCACCTATGTTCTAGAAAAGAGCTTGCTCCTAAATGTGCGATCCAGTCCTGAAAACAGGGGCTTTCTCAGCGGGGTGCAACATTTCCAACGTTGTCAATACAAATGTAATAGAATACAGCTCCAGACACCATTCCCTGTTCTACTTGACAAGCCTCACGGGTGCTCTACGTAACCAATTTCTGAACGTTCTGTAACGTTGCGCCCTCCTGAACGCGCCCCTGGAAAGTAAGAGTGGTAGGATGCAAGTTTCTTACCAGGAGCATGGCCTGTTCATGGAGCAGCTGCTGCTGCAGGATCTCCAGGTgcctctgctcctcctccagcTGCCGACGAATGTACTCCTGTCAATCAAACACAGCCTCCATGATTGGATGAAATACAGGAAGTGACAAAACTGCCCAGCGTGTCGGCCAATTAGAGTGCTTCTTGTCACTTAAAGACCTACCTGCTCACGGtcgctcctcctcttctcctcctccgccCTCCGGCGCTCGTCGTCCTCTTTCCGTCGCCGTTCCATCTCCTCCATGCGCCTCTTCTCCTCCTGCTCGCGGCGGCGCTGCTCGCGCTCCTGCTGCCTCCTCATCTCGCGCTCGCGCCGCTGTTGCTGTGAGGCACCAGGAgggggcgacagagagagaacctCAGGGATACGACACACAGGGAGAGCTGAAATTCTAGTTGGGATTCCCTGTTCAAAGATATTATGAGATATCGCTGCTACTATGGCAATGATTTTCCATAGTAGCAGTGATCTGAATGGTTTGAGGAAAACAAGAGAGGATGGGAAGTCAAATACAGGCTTTGGTGAATTGATCAAGCGAGGAGCAGCTGTCTATAGATCTAGAAACATAGGACACCTTTTATCCTTGTAATGGCAGtcttctgtgacagcatgggctgAGTCATTGTGGGCTATCCAAGTTCGACCCTCTATGGGGTGATCACAGTTTCTCTGTCCAATCGTGGCTGCAGGATCAACCTACACCCCGCCCATTTCTTCAGACAGCAGAACTCGCCAATCGAGTTATTCAGAGCATGCAGCACCTCGCACTGTACTCGCACCCTAAATTCTACATACAagttttactttaaaaaaaagtttacatCTATGAATCAATGTTTATTAACTCTACCTCCTCCAGTCGCCTCCTCTGCTCCTTCTGTTGCTCAATGCGTTTCTGCCTCTCGGCCAATAGTTGGCGCTTGTACTCCTCCTGCTCACGGAGCTGCTGCTCCTGCAGGAGCTGCTGTCGGCGCAGCGCCTCCGAGCGCTCCTTGTTCTCCTGCTGCAGCCGGATGAAGTCCTTACGCAGCGTCGACTCCCCCGGCATGTTCACTATGGAGCTGCAGGGTGGACCAGCGGATACGAGGGAATAGTGATTTAGTTCATGGGAACAGTAAGTTAGTTCATGAGTTAATTCAAGATTATTTCAAGGGAATAGTTAAGTCGGTTTCTGTGTCAGATGGGTGGAGTTGTTTAGCGATTCCAGGTAGGTGTTCACTACACTGGTGGCAGGCGAGGAGTGCTTTCCCGGCTAGATTGTGAATTGCAAAATGAACTGTGTACATCAACGTGTAACACTAAGACATTACCTAggctctccctcttgctctccagcatcctcctcttcctcctcactccCGCTGTACTcatattcagtctcatctgaaaaaACAAGACGTGGATAGTGTGGCAAGATGTAGAAACATGGGCTATTCAATGTAAACATCAAATCATTTCTTaacatcaaatcatttctgggtaacaattaagtacgttAATGTGATTTGTTTCTTTtcaaccattttaattgaaaacaaaatagctacttagcaaagagcaatttataCTCCCAAAGTATCTGGGATTGGTCTGAGTTGGGAAAATGGTTTGGAACTCTctcattggtctattaactaatttaccacctggtgatttcCCACCCAAAACAGGCAGAGATTTCAGGCAATCTTTtcaaaacagctcttacactaaaagggcaccGTCATCATTTTGACAGTATTACTTTAAGACTGTGATTAAACAGGTAGACtcacctttctctcccctcttcttcttGGTGCGGTCGATGTGGTCTTTGAGCTGGATGCGGACCTGCCTCTCGTTGGGCTGGTCCCTGATGAAGGGGTGCTTGAGCAGCTGCTCGGTGGGGGGCCGCTGGTTGTAGTTCTTCACCAGGGAGCCCTCGATGAAGCTGCAAAACTTCTTAGAcctaagggggggggggcagatgaGGCCGCTAATGAGATCACCACCAGTCGTATTACCACCAGTAAACATGTGGTCTGAGGGGTTTGTTGTCTGACATAAAATAAATCCATCTTCTACAACCCTCTGACAAGACAACAAATGACAGACTGAAACTAACCGTCAAGAGCCTGAGAACCTACAAGTCTGAAATAGGCAGGTCCTGTTTTATCCATTAAGACAGAAACCCAGTGAGCCATTCATAACTTATATACAATGAATATTCTGGGAAAAACCCGTCGTCTCAGAAGAAAAGCGGTCATAATCGTAAATGCACCGGTGCCAGAGGAAAGTCTGAGGGTTGAGTTTTCCCCCGGAACGAGGGCTGGGGAGCCTCGCCGTGAGCCAACAGGCCTTCCTCCCATGTGCCACAGCtgttcagagaggaggaggaggggggaggagagcgagagaggagacctCTAAACCCGGCTGACAGAATCTTGGTAACTTACCACTTCTTGGACTTGAGACGCGGGGGAGGGTTCCTTGGGATGAGGAAGAGTGCTCGCATCGGATGCATGTCGCACAGCGCTGAAagtgaacacacacaccagaagagATAAAGGAGGGAATCAGTAGAAACATGACAGCGAGAAAAGCAAAAGACAAGGGCAGAAGGAACCAATAGAGTTGCCATCTAAAAGAGACGATAGAGGTGGGACCTGGGGAAGGCAGGTACTTACGAGGAGCTCCTTCGGCCATTTCAATGGCCGTGATTCCAGTGGACCACAAGTCACTctgagagacacacagtgagagaggcaTCAGagatagcaacacacacacactacatcagaCACTGAGGAGCAACATCCTCGACCCCACATCGTACCAGTAGCTAAAGATGTCAAGGAGGACATAGGGGGCTAAAAGATCTGAGTACTGTGAGGAAGAGGGTCTTACTCTGTAGTCGTAGGTGGCCTCAGGGTTCTCGTCACAGGCGATGACCTCGGGCGCCATCCAATAGGGCGTCCCGATGAATGTGTTCCTCCTCCCCACCGTTCGGTCCAACTGGGCACTCACGCCAAAGTCCACTGACAAGACAACCAATCAGAAGAGACAAGTTGAAACTAGTTATATACAACTGCACTGCAGTAAACACCTAGACTAGGTGACTGGCTAAAATGGCTGTGATTTTGGAGTTCCGAGATTGGCAGCTGCAGGGTTTAGACCAATCAGGGTTGTTGTCCGTAACGTACAAAACAATGTCACTCACCAAGCTTGACCTCGGCGTTCTCTGTGAGCAGGACGTTCTGTCCCTTGATGTCACGGTGGATGACGTGGTGGGCGTGCAGGTGGGCCA
The Salmo salar chromosome ssa16, Ssal_v3.1, whole genome shotgun sequence DNA segment above includes these coding regions:
- the LOC106574534 gene encoding mitogen-activated protein kinase kinase kinase kinase 4 isoform X2, which codes for MANDSPAKSLVEIDLASLRDPAGIFELVEVVGNGTYGQVYKGRHVKTGQLAAIKVMDVTEDEEEEIKLEINMLKKYSHHRNIATYYGAFIKKSPPGHDDQLWLVMEFCGAGSITDLVKNTKGNQLKEDWIAYISREILRGLAHLHAHHVIHRDIKGQNVLLTENAEVKLVDFGVSAQLDRTVGRRNTFIGTPYWMAPEVIACDENPEATYDYRSDLWSTGITAIEMAEGAPPLCDMHPMRALFLIPRNPPPRLKSKKWSKKFCSFIEGSLVKNYNQRPPTEQLLKHPFIRDQPNERQVRIQLKDHIDRTKKKRGEKDETEYEYSGSEEEEEDAGEQEGEPSSIVNMPGESTLRKDFIRLQQENKERSEALRRQQLLQEQQLREQEEYKRQLLAERQKRIEQQKEQRRRLEEQQRREREMRRQQEREQRRREQEEKRRMEEMERRRKEDDERRRAEEEKRRSDREQEYIRRQLEEEQRHLEILQQQLLHEQAMLLPRTLHQEFKWRELEEQRKAERLHKRLQQEQAYLLSLQHDNKPPQPCEKTEDSKRMSPDSTSKGPQTTSPGPVRDRAPAPQPHFLNNVNSLASRRTSCDNTRSPQTHFLDNATANAPRRMSLDTTKSPQTTSWENTTKTPQKLSPNSVDEDSENPPSDNSDALASQSTDVTKPSQTGGLDGPKSPQTDHSEPSDPLGDPQPIREADERFRKNIQGSPQTAPPTKQPPVPPRSEPFSNGGSSSESVPPAMHRPMEPQVQWSHLAALKSSSAAPPPVVSRSHSFSEPAVPSFAHLHLRSQEPHNHHLHPSAAAPSAARTDPQPPALGPSDEVPPRVPVRTTSRSPVLSRRDSPLQASAPPSNQAVQRSAGSNAEPRLLWDRVEKLVPRPGSGSSSGSSNSSTQAGSGERFRARSSSKSEGSPLQRPDNSAKKPDDKKDFARPNRPADLTALAKELRAVEDVRPPHKVTDYSSSSEESGTTDEDDDEEVDQDAADESTSGAEDTRAGRGLSNGETASLKTLLAHDDSENDLTTPSKDGTLVIRQSAGDKKRPEVNVSSSSSGPGAAVQAHTPHGPGNGHQEKNGFAGRIHLLPDLIQQSHHSPTSASSTSSSISISSSSSSHVSPAMSPQTPLDKLIAIETQSASNTMQKHKSSSSFTPFIDPRLLQVSPSSGSSLNNMAAFGNDGRLVDALRADPSRKGSVVNVNPVNTRPQSDTPEIRKYKKRFNSEILCAALWGVNLLVGTESGLMLLDRSGQGKVYPLISRRRIQQMDVLEGLNVLVTISGKKNKLRVYYLSWLRNKILHNDPEVEKKQGWVTVGELEGCVHYKVVKYERIKFLVLALKNSVEVYAWAPKPYHKFMAFKSFGDLVHKPLLVDLTVEEGQRLKVIYGSSNGFHAVDVDSGAVYDIYLPTHIQTNIQSHAIIILPNTDGIELLVCYEDEGVYVNTYGRITKDVVLQWGEMPTSVAYIRSNQIMGWGEKAIEIRSVETGHLDGVFMHKRAQRLKFLCERNDKVFFASVRSGGSSQVYFMTLGRTSLLSW
- the LOC106574534 gene encoding TRAF2 and NCK-interacting protein kinase isoform X13, coding for MANDSPAKSLVEIDLASLRDPAGIFELVEVVGNGTYGQVYKGRHVKTGQLAAIKVMDVTEDEEEEIKLEINMLKKYSHHRNIATYYGAFIKKSPPGHDDQLWLVMEFCGAGSITDLVKNTKGNQLKEDWIAYISREILRGLAHLHAHHVIHRDIKGQNVLLTENAEVKLVDFGVSAQLDRTVGRRNTFIGTPYWMAPEVIACDENPEATYDYRSDLWSTGITAIEMAEGAPPLCDMHPMRALFLIPRNPPPRLKSKKWSKKFCSFIEGSLVKNYNQRPPTEQLLKHPFIRDQPNERQVRIQLKDHIDRTKKKRGEKDETEYEYSGSEEEEEDAGEQEGEPSSIVNMPGESTLRKDFIRLQQENKERSEALRRQQLLQEQQLREQEEYKRQLLAERQKRIEQQKEQRRRLEEQQRREREMRRQQEREQRRREQEEKRRMEEMERRRKEDDERRRAEEEKRRSDREQEYIRRQLEEEQRHLEILQQQLLHEQAMLLEFKWRELEEQRKAERLHKRLQQEQAYLLSLQHDNKPPQPCEKTEDSKRMSPDSTSKGPQTTSPGPVRDRAPAPQPHFLNNVNSLASRRTSCDNTRSPQTHFLDNATANAPRRMSLDTTKSPQTTSWENTTKTPQKLSPNSVDEDSENPPSDNSDALASQSTDVTKPSQTGGLDGPKSPQTDHSEPSDPLGDPQPIREADERFRKNIQGSPQTAPPTKQPPVPPRSEPFSNGGSSSESVPPAMHRPMEPQVPVRTTSRSPVLSRRDSPLQASAPPSNQAVQRSAGSNAEPRLLWDRVEKLVPRPGSGSSSGSSNSSTQAGSGERFRARSSSKSEGSPLQRPDNSAKKPDDKKDFARPNRPADLTALAKELRAVEDVRPPHKVTDYSSSSEESGTTDEDDDEEVDQDAADESTSGAEDTRAGRGLSNGETASLKTLLAHDDSENDLTTPSKDGTLVIRQSAGDKKRPEVNVSSSSSGPGAAVQAHTPHGPGNGHQEKNGFAGRIHLLPDLIQQSHHSPTSASSTSSSISISSSSSSHVSPAMSPQTPLDKLIAIETQSASNTMQKHKSSSSFTPFIDPRLLQVSPSSGSSLNNMAAFGNDGRLVDALRADPSRKGSVVNVNPVNTRPQSDTPEIRKYKKRFNSEILCAALWGVNLLVGTESGLMLLDRSGQGKVYPLISRRRIQQMDVLEGLNVLVTISGKKNKLRVYYLSWLRNKILHNDPEVEKKQGWVTVGELEGCVHYKVVKYERIKFLVLALKNSVEVYAWAPKPYHKFMAFKSFGDLVHKPLLVDLTVEEGQRLKVIYGSSNGFHAVDVDSGAVYDIYLPTHIQTNIQSHAIIILPNTDGIELLVCYEDEGVYVNTYGRITKDVVLQWGEMPTSVAYIRSNQIMGWGEKAIEIRSVETGHLDGVFMHKRAQRLKFLCERNDKVFFASVRSGGSSQVYFMTLGRTSLLSW